From Rhodamnia argentea isolate NSW1041297 chromosome 10, ASM2092103v1, whole genome shotgun sequence, a single genomic window includes:
- the LOC115731464 gene encoding protein NPG1 isoform X2 → MVFHLNFQEARALLGRLEYQRGNVEGALRVFEGIDLQAAIQRLQPFAAEKQTSRKSRSRTESPHVVSQHAASLVLEAIYLKAKSLQKLGRLSEAANECKSVLDAVERIFHQGIPDVQVDNKLQETVSHAVELLPELWKQAGCYPEAMLSYRRALLSQWNLDNDCCARIQKAFAVFLLYSGVEAGPPSLAVQVDGSYVPKNNLEEAILLLLILMRKFSLGIVQWDPSVMEHLTFALSLCSQTSVLAKQVEEIMPGVYHRIDRWNTLALCYSGAGQNRVALNLLRKSLHKHERPDDLTALLLAAKICSDDSLLAAEGVGYAQRAITTASKGVEEHLKGVGLRVQGLCLGKQAKISSSDFERSHLQSEALKSLEAALVLEPNNTDLIFELGVQYAEHRNLDAALRFAKLFVDATGGSLLKGWRLLALVLSAQQRFSEAEVVTDAALDETAKWEQGPLLRLKAKLRISQSLPLDAIDTYKYLLALVQAQRKSFGPVRSISQAEDDKDNEFEVWHGLANLYSGLSHWKDAEICLAKARESKAYSAEALQTEGIMHEKRGQIHEALSAYINALLLEPCYVPCKILISGLLLKMGPAALPVARGLLADALRIEPTNRLAWYYLGLVHKDDGRMADATDCFQAASMLEESDPVESFSSAV, encoded by the exons ATGGTTTTCCACCTAAATTTTCAGGAAGCAAGGGCTCTTCTTGGGAGGTTGGAATATCAAAGAGGAAATGTAGAGGGTGCTCTTCGTGTGTTTGAAGGCATTGATCTCCAGGCAGCTATCCAGCGGTTGCAACCTTTTGCTGCTGAGAAACAAACTTCCAGAAAGAGCCGCTCTCGAACAGAATCACCACATGTGGTTTCACAGCATGCTGCTAGCTTGGTCCTTGAAGCCATATATTTGAAAGCAAAGTCTTTACAAAAGCTGGGCAGACTGAGTG AGGCTGCAAATGAATGTAAAAGTGTTCTTGATGCTGTTGAGAGGATCTTCCATCAGGGAATACCTGATGTGCAGGTGGACAATAAATTACAGGAGACAGTTAGCCATGCTGTGGAGCTTCTCCCGGAGCTGTGGAAGCAGGCTGGGTGCTATCCTGAAGCAATGTTATCTTATAGACGTGCCCTTCTTAGCCAGTGGAACCTTGACAATGACTGTTGTGCAAGAATTCAGAAAGCATTTGCAGTCTTTCTGCTGTACAGTGGAGTGGAGGCTGGCCCACCTAGTCTAGCTGTTCAAGTTGATGGATCCTATGTCCCTAAGAATAATTTGGAAGAGGCCATTCTACTTCTGTTGATTCTGATGAGAAAGTTCTCCCTAGGTATTGTCCAGTGGGATCCTTCAGTTATGGAGCACCTCACTTTTGCACTGTCTCTATGCAGCCAAACTTCTGTCTTGGCTAAGCAAGTTGAGGAAATAATGCCTGGAGTATACCATCGCATAGATCGTTGGAATACTCTGGCTCTTTGTTATAGTGGGGCAGGACAGAATAGAGTTGCCCTGAATCTGTTGAGGAAATCACTACACAAGCATGAACGACCAGATGACCTAACAGCATTATTGTTGGCTGCCAAAATCTGCTCTGATGATTCCTTGCTTGCTGCTGAGGGAGTTGGATATGCACAAAGGGCAATTACTACTGCTTCTAAGGGAGTGGAAGAGCATTTGAAAGGCGTGGGCCTGCGGGTACAGGGTCTATGTTTGGGAAAGCAAGccaaaatatcttcctctgaTTTTGAGAGATCTCATCTTCAATCTGAAGCTCTAAAATCTTTAGAGGCTGCTTTGGTGTTAGAGCCCAACAACACAGATTTGATTTTTGAGTTAGGAGTTCAATATGCAGAGCATCGTAATCTGGATGCAGCATTGCGCTTTGCCAAGCTGTTCGTAGATGCAACTGGAGGTTCATTGTTGAAGGGTTGGAGATTACTTGCCCTAGTTTTATCCGCTCAACAGAGGTTTTCTGAGGCTGAAGTGGTCACTGATGCTGCTTTGGATGAGACTGCAAAATGGGAACAGGGGCCCTTGCTTCGATTGAAGGCGAAGCTTAGAATCTCCCAATCACTACCATTGGATGCTATTGATACATACAAATACCTTCTTGCATTGGTTCAAGCCCAAAGGAAATCTTTCGGGCCTGTAAGAAGTATTTCTCAG GCGGAGGATGATAAAGATAATGAGTTTGAAGTTTGGCATGGTCTTGCGAATTTGTATTCTGGCCTTTCACATTGGAAGGATGCAGAGATATGCTTGGCAAAAGCCAGAGAGTCAAAAGCATATTCAGCTGAAGCTCTACAAACTGAAG GTATAATGCATGAGAAACGGGGACAAATCCATGAAGCTTTGTCTGCCTACATTAACGCTCTTTTGTTGGAACCGTGCTACGTCCCTTGTAAGATCTTGATCAGCGGGCTCTTATTGAAGATGGGCCCAGCGGCATTGCCTGTTGCAAGAGGTTTACTTGCAGATGCATTAAGGATAGAACCTACCAACCGATTGGCTTGGTATTACTTGGGTCTGGTTCACAAGGATGATGGTCGCATGGCTGATGCTACAGATTGCTTTCAGGCAGCCTCTATGCTAGAAGAATCCGACCCAGTGGAAAGCTTCAGCTCTGCGGTGTGA
- the LOC115731464 gene encoding protein NPG1 isoform X1 — protein sequence MPRNQSSEFSEHGDDSSVREVHANGLCMKTTEVEAKLDEGNILEAESSLREGLSLNFEEARALLGRLEYQRGNVEGALRVFEGIDLQAAIQRLQPFAAEKQTSRKSRSRTESPHVVSQHAASLVLEAIYLKAKSLQKLGRLSEAANECKSVLDAVERIFHQGIPDVQVDNKLQETVSHAVELLPELWKQAGCYPEAMLSYRRALLSQWNLDNDCCARIQKAFAVFLLYSGVEAGPPSLAVQVDGSYVPKNNLEEAILLLLILMRKFSLGIVQWDPSVMEHLTFALSLCSQTSVLAKQVEEIMPGVYHRIDRWNTLALCYSGAGQNRVALNLLRKSLHKHERPDDLTALLLAAKICSDDSLLAAEGVGYAQRAITTASKGVEEHLKGVGLRVQGLCLGKQAKISSSDFERSHLQSEALKSLEAALVLEPNNTDLIFELGVQYAEHRNLDAALRFAKLFVDATGGSLLKGWRLLALVLSAQQRFSEAEVVTDAALDETAKWEQGPLLRLKAKLRISQSLPLDAIDTYKYLLALVQAQRKSFGPVRSISQAEDDKDNEFEVWHGLANLYSGLSHWKDAEICLAKARESKAYSAEALQTEGIMHEKRGQIHEALSAYINALLLEPCYVPCKILISGLLLKMGPAALPVARGLLADALRIEPTNRLAWYYLGLVHKDDGRMADATDCFQAASMLEESDPVESFSSAV from the exons GAAGCAAGGGCTCTTCTTGGGAGGTTGGAATATCAAAGAGGAAATGTAGAGGGTGCTCTTCGTGTGTTTGAAGGCATTGATCTCCAGGCAGCTATCCAGCGGTTGCAACCTTTTGCTGCTGAGAAACAAACTTCCAGAAAGAGCCGCTCTCGAACAGAATCACCACATGTGGTTTCACAGCATGCTGCTAGCTTGGTCCTTGAAGCCATATATTTGAAAGCAAAGTCTTTACAAAAGCTGGGCAGACTGAGTG AGGCTGCAAATGAATGTAAAAGTGTTCTTGATGCTGTTGAGAGGATCTTCCATCAGGGAATACCTGATGTGCAGGTGGACAATAAATTACAGGAGACAGTTAGCCATGCTGTGGAGCTTCTCCCGGAGCTGTGGAAGCAGGCTGGGTGCTATCCTGAAGCAATGTTATCTTATAGACGTGCCCTTCTTAGCCAGTGGAACCTTGACAATGACTGTTGTGCAAGAATTCAGAAAGCATTTGCAGTCTTTCTGCTGTACAGTGGAGTGGAGGCTGGCCCACCTAGTCTAGCTGTTCAAGTTGATGGATCCTATGTCCCTAAGAATAATTTGGAAGAGGCCATTCTACTTCTGTTGATTCTGATGAGAAAGTTCTCCCTAGGTATTGTCCAGTGGGATCCTTCAGTTATGGAGCACCTCACTTTTGCACTGTCTCTATGCAGCCAAACTTCTGTCTTGGCTAAGCAAGTTGAGGAAATAATGCCTGGAGTATACCATCGCATAGATCGTTGGAATACTCTGGCTCTTTGTTATAGTGGGGCAGGACAGAATAGAGTTGCCCTGAATCTGTTGAGGAAATCACTACACAAGCATGAACGACCAGATGACCTAACAGCATTATTGTTGGCTGCCAAAATCTGCTCTGATGATTCCTTGCTTGCTGCTGAGGGAGTTGGATATGCACAAAGGGCAATTACTACTGCTTCTAAGGGAGTGGAAGAGCATTTGAAAGGCGTGGGCCTGCGGGTACAGGGTCTATGTTTGGGAAAGCAAGccaaaatatcttcctctgaTTTTGAGAGATCTCATCTTCAATCTGAAGCTCTAAAATCTTTAGAGGCTGCTTTGGTGTTAGAGCCCAACAACACAGATTTGATTTTTGAGTTAGGAGTTCAATATGCAGAGCATCGTAATCTGGATGCAGCATTGCGCTTTGCCAAGCTGTTCGTAGATGCAACTGGAGGTTCATTGTTGAAGGGTTGGAGATTACTTGCCCTAGTTTTATCCGCTCAACAGAGGTTTTCTGAGGCTGAAGTGGTCACTGATGCTGCTTTGGATGAGACTGCAAAATGGGAACAGGGGCCCTTGCTTCGATTGAAGGCGAAGCTTAGAATCTCCCAATCACTACCATTGGATGCTATTGATACATACAAATACCTTCTTGCATTGGTTCAAGCCCAAAGGAAATCTTTCGGGCCTGTAAGAAGTATTTCTCAG GCGGAGGATGATAAAGATAATGAGTTTGAAGTTTGGCATGGTCTTGCGAATTTGTATTCTGGCCTTTCACATTGGAAGGATGCAGAGATATGCTTGGCAAAAGCCAGAGAGTCAAAAGCATATTCAGCTGAAGCTCTACAAACTGAAG GTATAATGCATGAGAAACGGGGACAAATCCATGAAGCTTTGTCTGCCTACATTAACGCTCTTTTGTTGGAACCGTGCTACGTCCCTTGTAAGATCTTGATCAGCGGGCTCTTATTGAAGATGGGCCCAGCGGCATTGCCTGTTGCAAGAGGTTTACTTGCAGATGCATTAAGGATAGAACCTACCAACCGATTGGCTTGGTATTACTTGGGTCTGGTTCACAAGGATGATGGTCGCATGGCTGATGCTACAGATTGCTTTCAGGCAGCCTCTATGCTAGAAGAATCCGACCCAGTGGAAAGCTTCAGCTCTGCGGTGTGA